One Candidatus Obscuribacterales bacterium DNA window includes the following coding sequences:
- a CDS encoding pentapeptide repeat-containing protein: protein MDIRHLLEQYEGGQRDFTGLDLRNIDLSRQTLLGLGLVGTNLTGANLSRAFLTQSDLSETFLNWADLSYVKLSEGRLVDADLTKAVLVGAFLVKSDLSKAKLSGADLNGANLRGACLHRANLCGTNLQGANLRNADLSGANLSWANLNGARLSGANLTGAFLTGVNLEKAFLNGLDLKGVDLTGVNLSQAKLNGADLSQANLTLSNLSEAQLQGASMTQANLMGADLSGAYLSHAELSWSDLSRANLDRADLSHAHLLGIKLDEARFQTVILTEAARKYFSLLSSPESQSSRQDAPAAPVNPPSRQSDDWGAIAPSYAPASYRSAPVPQLGSLSAASDRQIWY, encoded by the coding sequence ATGGACATTCGTCATCTTCTTGAGCAGTACGAAGGCGGTCAGCGAGATTTTACAGGGCTGGATCTGCGCAATATCGACCTCTCCCGCCAAACTCTCCTAGGGTTGGGATTGGTGGGTACAAACCTAACAGGCGCAAATTTGAGCCGTGCATTTCTCACGCAGTCGGATCTGTCAGAAACATTTCTTAACTGGGCAGATTTGAGCTATGTCAAACTCAGCGAAGGACGGTTAGTTGATGCAGACCTGACCAAGGCGGTATTGGTGGGCGCCTTTTTGGTGAAATCCGATCTCTCGAAAGCCAAGCTCAGCGGCGCAGACCTAAATGGGGCCAATTTGCGCGGAGCCTGCCTGCACCGAGCCAACCTCTGCGGCACAAATCTGCAAGGTGCCAATCTACGCAATGCCGATCTCTCCGGGGCTAACCTGAGCTGGGCCAACCTCAACGGCGCACGCTTGAGCGGGGCCAACCTCACAGGAGCCTTCCTCACCGGTGTCAATCTCGAAAAGGCCTTCCTCAACGGCTTGGATCTAAAGGGTGTTGACCTCACAGGGGTGAATCTCAGCCAAGCCAAGCTGAACGGAGCTGACCTTAGCCAGGCCAATTTGACCCTCAGCAACCTCAGTGAGGCTCAACTTCAGGGCGCTAGCATGACCCAGGCAAACCTCATGGGCGCTGACTTATCCGGAGCCTACCTCAGCCACGCCGAGCTGAGCTGGAGCGATCTCAGCCGGGCCAATTTAGATCGTGCCGATTTGAGCCATGCCCATTTACTTGGCATTAAGCTAGATGAGGCAAGGTTTCAAACGGTGATTTTGACCGAGGCCGCCCGGAAGTATTTTAGTCTGCTGTCGTCGCCAGAGTCCCAGAGCAGTAGACAGGATGCGCCCGCAGCGCCGGTGAATCCACCCTCCCGTCAGTCCGATGATTGGGGAGCGATCGCCCCTAGCTATGCTCCAGCTTCCTATAGAAGCGCTCCAGTTCCCCAACTGGGCAGTCTATCCGCCGCCAGCGATCGACAAATATGGTATTGA
- the cutA gene encoding divalent-cation tolerance protein CutA has product MSDSDSQPLEASRLGVVLVTVSSQTEGEAIARSLVERNLAACVSLMPIQSIYRWQGALCNDAEWQLVIKTNLAQGEVLVQAIQALHSYDMPEIIALPIVAGSSAYLSWVAETVPTPPSS; this is encoded by the coding sequence ATGAGTGATTCAGATTCCCAGCCCCTTGAAGCATCGCGCCTAGGCGTGGTTTTGGTGACAGTATCCTCTCAAACCGAGGGGGAAGCGATCGCCCGTTCATTGGTAGAACGCAACCTAGCTGCCTGCGTCAGCCTCATGCCTATTCAATCGATTTATCGCTGGCAAGGCGCTCTTTGCAACGATGCCGAATGGCAATTGGTGATTAAAACCAACTTGGCCCAAGGAGAAGTCTTGGTGCAAGCCATTCAAGCCTTGCATTCCTACGACATGCCAGAAATTATTGCTTTGCCTATTGTGGCGGGTTCCTCTGCCTACCTGTCCTGGGTGGCAGAAACCGTGCCCACGCCGCCATCGTCCTAA